A window of the Egibacter rhizosphaerae genome harbors these coding sequences:
- a CDS encoding NAD(P)H-quinone oxidoreductase, translated as MRAVVAPDAGDPEALRLEHRPDPVPGPSDALVEVAATAVNRADVMQRRGLYPPPEGASDVLGLELAGVVAQVGEEVRGVAVGDHVMAVVASGGYAERTVVPASTLLPVPPGLGLVEAAALPEVFTTAWDNLLVRGELAPGETVLVHGGASGVGTAAIQLAVRHGARVLVTASSDHKLEACRRLGAETGIDYTREDFTERARELTDGIGVNAILDMVGGEYLDRNLRALADDGRLVIIGLQGGANADLDLARLLRRRLTVRASTLRARSVAAKARLADAFRREVAPGFVDGSLRPVIDRVLPLDEVSEAHRVMEAGEHTGKIVLKVGTPVVGG; from the coding sequence ATGCGCGCCGTGGTCGCCCCCGATGCCGGGGACCCCGAGGCCCTGCGGCTCGAGCACCGACCCGACCCCGTGCCGGGTCCGAGCGACGCCCTGGTCGAGGTCGCCGCGACCGCCGTGAACCGCGCGGACGTGATGCAGCGCCGCGGTCTCTACCCTCCGCCCGAGGGCGCGAGCGACGTGCTGGGCCTCGAGCTGGCGGGCGTGGTCGCACAGGTCGGCGAGGAGGTCCGTGGCGTCGCCGTCGGCGACCACGTGATGGCGGTCGTCGCGTCGGGAGGATACGCCGAGCGCACGGTGGTCCCGGCCTCGACACTGCTGCCGGTGCCCCCCGGCCTCGGCCTCGTCGAGGCCGCGGCGCTGCCCGAGGTGTTCACGACCGCGTGGGACAACCTCCTCGTCCGGGGTGAGTTGGCTCCCGGGGAGACCGTCCTCGTCCACGGTGGCGCGAGCGGGGTCGGCACGGCAGCGATCCAGCTCGCGGTGCGCCACGGCGCCCGCGTGCTCGTGACCGCGTCCAGCGACCACAAGCTCGAGGCGTGCCGACGGCTCGGGGCCGAGACGGGGATCGACTACACCCGTGAGGACTTCACCGAGCGAGCTCGTGAGCTCACCGACGGGATCGGCGTGAACGCGATCCTGGACATGGTGGGCGGCGAGTACCTCGACCGGAACCTGCGTGCCCTCGCCGACGACGGACGGCTGGTGATCATCGGTCTGCAGGGCGGGGCCAACGCCGACCTCGACCTCGCCCGGCTCCTGCGCCGGCGCTTGACCGTCCGGGCGTCGACGCTGCGAGCGCGCTCGGTCGCGGCCAAAGCGCGCCTCGCGGACGCGTTCCGGCGTGAGGTGGCACCCGGCTTCGTCGACGGGTCGTTGCGCCCGGTCATCGACCGCGTGCTACCACTCGACGAGGTGAGTGAGGCGCACCGCGTCATGGAGGCCGGCGAGCACACCGGCAAGATCGTGCTGAAGGTCGGGACACCGGTCGTGGGCGGCTGA
- a CDS encoding S1 RNA-binding domain-containing protein codes for MVSVQPGSIVTGKVVRLHDYGAFVELGPDVTGLVHISEVHRDYVENIHAYLTEGEDVQVKVLQIKDDGRIDLSIKRADPDWEEEGQRRSSSKVDKDFNQRLRKFMHQSDMIQGEVRRRRRARQ; via the coding sequence ATGGTGTCCGTACAGCCTGGATCGATCGTCACCGGTAAGGTCGTCCGCCTGCACGACTACGGCGCGTTCGTGGAGCTCGGTCCCGACGTGACCGGCCTCGTCCACATTTCAGAAGTCCACCGCGACTACGTGGAGAACATCCACGCGTACCTGACCGAGGGCGAGGACGTCCAGGTCAAGGTCCTGCAGATCAAGGACGATGGTCGCATCGACCTCTCCATCAAGCGGGCGGACCCGGATTGGGAGGAAGAGGGCCAGCGGCGGTCGTCGTCGAAGGTCGACAAGGACTTCAACCAGCGCCTGCGCAAGTTCATGCACCAGTCGGACATGATCCAGGGCGAGGTCCGTCGCCGCCGTCGCGCGCGTCAGTGA
- a CDS encoding response regulator transcription factor — MRVLVVDDDVSVRAAVAVSIDDAEVCEASDGATALARMDVEPVDVVLLDVLMPDEDGFSVLERIRARRSPGPAVLMLTGLADELDHLAAYRLGADGYLTKPVDPDDLNDAVARAYGRTPEEREAVRREEIARAELLRTLEAGFEADWPTAPS, encoded by the coding sequence GTGCGCGTCCTGGTGGTCGATGATGACGTGTCGGTGCGAGCCGCGGTCGCGGTGAGCATCGACGACGCCGAGGTGTGCGAGGCATCCGACGGTGCCACGGCGCTCGCGCGGATGGACGTCGAGCCGGTCGACGTCGTACTGCTCGACGTGCTCATGCCGGACGAGGACGGCTTCTCCGTCCTCGAGCGGATCCGCGCCCGCCGGAGCCCCGGCCCCGCGGTCCTGATGCTGACCGGGTTGGCCGACGAGCTCGATCACCTCGCCGCCTACCGTCTCGGCGCCGACGGGTACCTCACCAAGCCGGTGGACCCCGACGATCTCAACGACGCGGTGGCCCGGGCGTACGGGCGGACACCCGAGGAGCGCGAGGCCGTGCGCCGCGAGGAGATCGCTCGGGCCGAGCTGCTGCGCACCCTCGAGGCGGGGTTCGAGGCGGACTGGCCGACGGCCCCCTCGTAG
- a CDS encoding helix-turn-helix transcriptional regulator: MTDTTDGALVDLLGETRARVVGLVHRGPRTVAELAAELDLSDVAVRRHVHELEQDGLVEGRLEPASGRGRPGTRYQLTGRGERLFPDRSAALAGDLLEFLGSDEGLEGFLAWRRERQRARYAEAVQSRDVETRTRALAEQLTADGYEARVERTADERGRTVLRLTQEHCAIRQLAASYPQLCGAEEQMFADLLGAPLARTQTQAGGAGRCVCEIPLDEPAADDPTRNDPDDPHERHDPEEPNDRVTAGVETDRRDVGSRARF; the protein is encoded by the coding sequence GTGACGGACACGACCGATGGTGCGCTCGTCGACCTGCTCGGGGAGACCCGAGCGCGAGTCGTCGGGCTCGTGCACCGCGGCCCTCGCACGGTGGCCGAGCTGGCCGCCGAGTTGGATCTGTCGGATGTCGCGGTTCGTCGTCACGTCCACGAGCTCGAACAGGACGGGCTCGTGGAGGGTCGCCTGGAGCCCGCGTCAGGACGCGGGCGGCCCGGCACCCGCTACCAGCTGACCGGGCGTGGGGAGCGGCTGTTCCCCGACCGCTCGGCGGCGCTCGCGGGCGATCTGCTCGAGTTCCTCGGCTCCGACGAGGGCCTCGAGGGGTTTCTCGCGTGGCGTCGGGAACGTCAGCGAGCCCGGTACGCCGAGGCGGTACAGTCCCGTGATGTCGAGACCCGGACCCGGGCCCTCGCCGAGCAGCTCACCGCCGACGGGTACGAAGCGCGCGTGGAGCGCACCGCCGACGAGCGTGGCCGCACCGTGCTGCGGTTGACCCAGGAGCACTGCGCGATCAGGCAGCTGGCTGCCTCGTACCCGCAGCTGTGCGGAGCCGAGGAGCAGATGTTCGCCGACCTTCTGGGGGCGCCCCTGGCGCGAACCCAGACCCAGGCCGGTGGCGCTGGTCGCTGTGTGTGCGAGATCCCGCTCGACGAACCCGCAGCCGACGACCCGACCCGGAACGACCCTGACGACCCGCACGAGCGGCACGACCCGGAGGAACCGAACGACCGGGTCACGGCAGGGGTCGAGACCGACCGACGCGACGTGGGCTCGAGAGCCCGCTTCTGA
- the sufB gene encoding Fe-S cluster assembly protein SufB has protein sequence MMATKAEDLQLGNYAYGWHDDVTPVFEPKKGLSEDVVREISAMKDEPEWMLNMRLKAYEHFKRRPMPNWGADLSDIDFNDIYYFVRSTEEQANTWDELPAEIKETYDRLGIPEAEKQRLIAGVAAQYESEVVYHKVREDLEAQGVVFLDTDSALHEYEDTFREHFGKVIPPNDNKLAALNTAVWSGGSFIIVPEGVHVDIPLQAYFRINQQNMGQFERTLIIAEPGSYVHYVEGCTAPIYDTNSLHSAVVELIAKPGARLRYTTIQNWSNNVYNLVTKRAAAYEDATVEWVDANIGSKVTMKYPSVHLMGRGARGEVLSLGFAGEGQHTDSGAKMHHHAPDTSSNIVAKSVSQGTGRTSYRGQVEISEGANRVKNSTVCDALLLDEEARTDTYPYMNIAEEDAQIGHEASVSKVGEEQLFYLQSRGIDEAEALAMIVRGFIEPISKELPMEYAVELNRLVSLNMEGAVG, from the coding sequence ATGATGGCGACGAAGGCTGAGGATCTCCAGCTCGGCAACTACGCGTACGGGTGGCACGACGACGTCACGCCGGTCTTCGAGCCGAAGAAGGGGCTCTCCGAGGACGTCGTGCGGGAGATCAGCGCGATGAAGGACGAGCCCGAGTGGATGCTCAACATGCGCTTGAAGGCCTATGAGCACTTCAAGCGTCGACCGATGCCGAACTGGGGCGCCGACCTCTCCGACATCGACTTCAACGACATCTACTACTTCGTGCGCTCGACCGAGGAGCAGGCCAACACCTGGGACGAGTTGCCCGCCGAGATCAAGGAGACCTACGACCGGCTGGGCATCCCCGAGGCCGAGAAGCAGCGTCTCATCGCCGGTGTCGCCGCCCAGTACGAGTCCGAGGTCGTCTACCACAAGGTCCGCGAGGACCTCGAAGCCCAGGGCGTGGTCTTCCTCGACACCGACAGCGCGCTGCACGAGTACGAGGACACCTTCCGCGAGCACTTCGGGAAGGTCATCCCGCCCAACGACAACAAGCTCGCGGCCCTGAACACCGCGGTGTGGTCGGGCGGCTCGTTCATCATCGTGCCCGAGGGCGTGCACGTGGACATCCCGCTCCAGGCCTACTTCCGGATCAACCAGCAGAACATGGGCCAGTTCGAGCGGACCCTGATCATCGCCGAGCCGGGCAGCTACGTGCACTACGTCGAGGGCTGCACCGCCCCGATCTACGACACGAACTCGCTGCACTCCGCGGTGGTCGAGCTGATCGCCAAGCCCGGCGCGCGGCTGCGGTACACGACGATCCAGAACTGGTCGAACAACGTCTACAACCTCGTCACCAAGCGGGCTGCGGCGTACGAGGACGCGACCGTCGAGTGGGTGGACGCCAACATCGGCTCGAAGGTCACGATGAAGTACCCGAGCGTCCACCTCATGGGCCGTGGCGCCCGCGGTGAGGTGCTCAGCCTCGGGTTCGCCGGCGAAGGCCAGCACACCGACTCCGGGGCGAAGATGCACCACCACGCGCCGGACACGTCCTCGAACATCGTCGCGAAGTCGGTGTCCCAGGGGACCGGCCGCACCAGCTACCGGGGACAGGTGGAGATCTCCGAGGGCGCGAACCGCGTGAAGAACTCGACGGTCTGCGACGCCCTCCTGCTCGACGAGGAGGCCCGGACCGACACGTACCCCTACATGAACATCGCCGAGGAGGACGCGCAGATCGGCCACGAGGCCAGCGTGTCGAAGGTGGGGGAGGAGCAACTCTTCTACCTGCAGAGCCGCGGCATCGATGAGGCTGAGGCGCTCGCGATGATCGTGCGGGGCTTCATCGAGCCGATCTCGAAGGAGCTCCCGATGGAGTACGCCGTCGAGCTGAACCGCCTCGTGTCCCTCAACATGGAGGGTGCGGTCGGCTAG
- a CDS encoding SufB/SufD family protein encodes MATLNDLTEADVVAQSEAAGEPEWLRDARQAAYKDFSDHAWPTNRVEEWRHTDPRRIPRDRELVTAGEAGDIGVRAEGIAVHLEGYSARLRIVDGVVVDASVEPEAAALGVVATDLATAAREHPELVRDQLGAAVGAEDAFTAANLAAFTAAGFIHVPPEVELERPVAVTIQLTRPGTHLPRLLAHFAPNARGDLVIDRTGGADATVVEVVEVVAEAGAAVRVANSQGWDDGCAHVGWHRARVGRDAEAKALEATFGGGTVYLRPDVRMTGEGANGELYGVYFAGGDQSFQHRCLIHHDAARTTSESVYKGALQGESHTVWYGNIRIEPHAKATTSDETNRNLILTDGARADSIPFLEILTSDVVGCGHHSSVGQLDELQLFYMESRGIPRPVAARMLVFGFFSEVLERVEIPGVTEVLQGEIERELQEAPTALMDPRRGAA; translated from the coding sequence GTGGCAACTCTGAACGACCTCACCGAAGCCGACGTGGTGGCCCAGAGCGAGGCCGCAGGCGAGCCCGAGTGGCTGCGCGATGCCCGCCAGGCCGCCTACAAGGACTTCTCGGATCACGCGTGGCCGACGAACCGCGTGGAGGAGTGGCGACACACCGACCCGCGGCGCATCCCGCGTGACCGCGAGCTCGTGACGGCCGGCGAGGCCGGCGACATCGGGGTCCGGGCGGAGGGCATCGCCGTGCATCTCGAGGGCTACAGCGCCCGTCTGCGCATCGTCGACGGTGTCGTCGTCGACGCGAGCGTCGAACCGGAGGCGGCGGCCCTGGGTGTGGTGGCCACCGATCTGGCCACCGCTGCCCGCGAGCATCCCGAGCTCGTGCGCGATCAGCTCGGCGCGGCCGTCGGTGCCGAGGACGCCTTCACCGCCGCGAACCTCGCGGCCTTCACCGCGGCGGGGTTCATCCACGTGCCGCCGGAGGTCGAGCTCGAACGCCCGGTCGCCGTCACGATCCAGCTCACCCGCCCGGGCACCCACCTCCCGCGCCTGCTCGCGCATTTCGCCCCCAACGCGCGCGGGGACCTCGTCATCGACCGTACGGGCGGAGCCGACGCCACCGTCGTCGAGGTGGTCGAGGTGGTGGCCGAGGCGGGTGCGGCCGTGCGGGTCGCGAACAGCCAGGGGTGGGACGACGGCTGCGCGCACGTCGGCTGGCACCGGGCCCGGGTCGGCCGCGACGCGGAGGCCAAGGCCCTCGAGGCGACCTTCGGTGGCGGGACCGTCTACCTGCGCCCCGACGTACGTATGACGGGCGAGGGTGCGAACGGGGAGCTCTACGGGGTCTACTTCGCCGGAGGGGACCAGTCGTTCCAGCACCGCTGCCTGATCCACCACGACGCGGCCCGCACGACGAGCGAGAGCGTCTACAAGGGCGCGCTGCAGGGCGAGTCGCACACGGTGTGGTACGGCAACATCCGCATCGAGCCCCACGCGAAGGCCACGACCTCGGACGAGACCAACCGCAACCTCATCCTGACCGACGGGGCGCGGGCCGACTCGATCCCGTTCCTGGAGATCCTCACGAGCGACGTGGTCGGCTGCGGCCACCATTCGTCGGTCGGTCAGCTCGACGAGCTCCAGCTGTTCTACATGGAGTCGCGGGGCATCCCGCGCCCCGTGGCGGCTCGGATGCTCGTCTTCGGGTTCTTCTCGGAGGTGCTCGAGCGCGTCGAGATCCCGGGCGTGACCGAGGTCCTGCAGGGCGAGATCGAGCGCGAGCTGCAGGAGGCCCCGACGGCGCTCATGGACCCGCGGCGGGGGGCTGCGTGA
- a CDS encoding non-heme iron oxygenase ferredoxin subunit has product MAYERVAAIEELEPGVPLRADLAEPVCVMRFDDDSVAAVHDTCSHQQASLSEGWVDDRQVECPLHGSAFDVDTGDPSSLPAMKPIPVYACKVEDGAVWVDLADQRNDAPTPRH; this is encoded by the coding sequence ATGGCGTACGAACGTGTGGCGGCGATCGAGGAGCTCGAACCCGGCGTCCCGCTGCGCGCCGACCTCGCCGAACCGGTCTGTGTGATGCGGTTCGACGACGATTCGGTCGCGGCGGTCCACGACACGTGCAGTCACCAGCAGGCCTCGCTCTCCGAGGGCTGGGTGGACGATCGGCAGGTCGAGTGTCCCCTGCACGGCTCCGCGTTCGACGTGGACACCGGGGACCCCTCTTCGCTGCCCGCGATGAAGCCGATCCCCGTCTACGCCTGCAAGGTCGAGGACGGCGCGGTGTGGGTCGACTTGGCCGACCAGCGCAACGACGCACCCACCCCGCGCCACTAG
- the sufC gene encoding Fe-S cluster assembly ATPase SufC, translating to MADLEIRDLTVEVEGTEILHGVDIDVNKGETHALMGPNGSGKSTLAYAIMGHPNYALTGGSITCKGEDVTAMTPDERARLGMFLAMQYPTEVPGVSLTNFLRQSVSTVRGEDVPVRQFMKELREQFADIGMDEKFLQRNINEGFSGGEKKRFEILQMAMLKPEIAVLDETDSGLDIDAVRIVAEGVNRLSGPDLGTLIITHYTRILRYITPDKVHVMYEGRIVQSGGRDLADELEEKGYEHLKASA from the coding sequence ATGGCAGACCTCGAGATCCGCGACCTGACCGTCGAGGTGGAGGGCACCGAGATCCTCCACGGCGTCGACATCGACGTGAACAAGGGTGAGACCCACGCGCTGATGGGCCCGAACGGCTCGGGCAAGTCGACCCTGGCCTACGCGATCATGGGGCACCCGAACTACGCGCTGACCGGGGGGTCGATCACGTGCAAGGGCGAGGACGTCACCGCGATGACGCCCGACGAGCGCGCCCGCCTCGGCATGTTCCTCGCCATGCAGTACCCCACCGAGGTGCCCGGCGTCAGCCTCACGAACTTCCTGCGCCAGTCGGTGTCGACCGTGCGCGGCGAGGACGTGCCCGTGCGTCAGTTCATGAAGGAGCTGCGGGAGCAGTTCGCCGACATCGGCATGGACGAGAAGTTCCTGCAGCGCAACATCAACGAGGGTTTCTCCGGCGGCGAGAAGAAGCGCTTCGAGATCCTGCAGATGGCCATGCTGAAGCCCGAGATCGCGGTCCTCGACGAGACGGACTCGGGCCTGGACATCGACGCGGTGCGCATCGTCGCCGAGGGCGTCAACCGGCTCTCCGGGCCGGATCTCGGGACGTTGATCATCACGCACTACACCCGGATTCTCCGGTACATCACCCCGGACAAGGTTCACGTGATGTACGAGGGGCGTATCGTGCAGTCGGGTGGTCGCGATCTCGCCGACGAGCTCGAGGAGAAGGGCTACGAGCACCTGAAGGCGAGCGCGTAA
- a CDS encoding SufS family cysteine desulfurase — protein sequence MTGAAHDGSRPAAAPTVTPATGLDARTVRKDFPGLDREVHGKPLVYLDSAATSQTPRPVIDAMARYYEHFNSNVHRGVHALAEESTEAFEGARHAVARFVGADPRGVVFTKNATEAFNLVAYSWARKRLGPGDVLLSTQMEHHANLVPWQLAAQDAGFELAYVPVTDEGELDRERFDEIVASGRVKLFAVTAMSNVVGTINPVAELAGAVRAANDEAVVVVDGAQSVPHLPTDQSALDADFLCFSGHKMLGPTGVGVLAARPEVLDPMPPFLSGGEMITNVTLEGAEFNEIPYRFEAGTPVIAEAIGLGAAVEYLERIGMSAVRAHEVALLQRALPALEEVEGVTVHGPRDPERRGAAVSFSVAGLHPHDIGTLVDREGVAVRAGHHCAKPLVRSLGSAATTRASFYLYNTEDEIDALIAALEATKRFFDV from the coding sequence ATGACCGGAGCCGCTCACGACGGGTCCCGTCCGGCGGCCGCGCCCACCGTGACGCCCGCGACGGGGCTGGACGCGCGCACCGTGCGCAAGGACTTCCCGGGGCTCGACCGGGAGGTGCACGGCAAGCCGCTCGTCTACCTGGACTCGGCCGCCACCTCCCAGACCCCGCGCCCGGTGATCGACGCGATGGCGCGGTACTACGAGCATTTCAACTCGAACGTGCACCGCGGCGTCCATGCGCTGGCGGAGGAGAGCACCGAGGCGTTCGAGGGCGCGCGGCACGCCGTCGCGCGCTTCGTGGGTGCGGATCCCCGGGGCGTCGTGTTCACCAAGAACGCGACGGAGGCGTTCAACCTCGTGGCGTACTCCTGGGCCCGGAAGCGGTTGGGGCCCGGCGACGTGCTGCTGTCGACCCAGATGGAGCACCACGCGAACCTCGTGCCCTGGCAGCTCGCGGCGCAGGACGCCGGGTTCGAGCTCGCCTACGTGCCCGTGACCGACGAGGGCGAACTGGACCGCGAGCGGTTCGACGAGATCGTGGCGAGCGGACGCGTGAAGCTCTTCGCGGTCACGGCCATGAGCAACGTGGTCGGCACGATCAACCCGGTGGCGGAGCTCGCGGGCGCGGTCCGCGCGGCGAACGACGAGGCGGTCGTGGTCGTCGACGGCGCCCAGAGCGTGCCGCACCTGCCGACCGACCAATCGGCGCTCGATGCCGACTTCCTCTGCTTCAGCGGTCACAAGATGCTGGGCCCCACCGGGGTGGGCGTGCTGGCGGCACGCCCCGAGGTGCTGGACCCCATGCCGCCGTTCCTCTCGGGCGGCGAGATGATCACCAACGTCACCCTCGAGGGAGCGGAGTTCAACGAGATCCCGTACCGGTTCGAGGCCGGTACCCCGGTGATCGCCGAGGCCATCGGGCTCGGGGCGGCGGTCGAGTACCTGGAGCGCATCGGCATGTCCGCGGTGCGCGCGCACGAGGTGGCGCTGCTGCAACGCGCCCTGCCGGCGCTCGAGGAGGTCGAGGGCGTCACCGTCCACGGTCCGCGCGATCCCGAGCGCCGGGGCGCCGCGGTCAGCTTCAGCGTCGCGGGGCTGCATCCGCACGACATCGGTACGCTCGTCGACCGTGAGGGGGTCGCGGTGCGCGCAGGGCATCATTGCGCCAAACCGTTGGTCCGCTCGCTCGGCTCGGCGGCGACCACGCGGGCGTCGTTCTACCTGTACAACACCGAGGACGAGATCGATGCGCTGATCGCCGCGCTCGAGGCCACGAAGCGCTTCTTCGACGTCTAG
- the sufU gene encoding Fe-S cluster assembly sulfur transfer protein SufU, whose protein sequence is MDDLYHEIILDHYKSPRNRGPELEGSQVHVHHSNPLCGDELDLRLRVHDDGVDGLAFDGEGCSISMASASAMSEAVLERDLADAEDLAEAFRLMMHGEGLKREEDLEDGIAFQGVAQYPVRVKCALLGWMALRDAIESYRSGDAQVQVTHEDAPPA, encoded by the coding sequence ATGGACGACCTCTACCACGAGATCATCCTGGATCACTACAAGTCCCCGCGGAACCGGGGACCGGAGCTCGAGGGCTCACAGGTGCACGTGCACCACTCGAACCCGCTCTGCGGCGACGAGTTGGACCTGCGCCTGCGGGTGCACGACGACGGCGTCGACGGCCTCGCATTCGACGGCGAGGGCTGCTCGATCTCGATGGCCAGCGCCTCGGCGATGAGCGAGGCGGTGCTCGAACGCGACCTCGCCGACGCGGAGGACCTCGCGGAAGCGTTCCGGCTGATGATGCACGGGGAGGGCCTCAAGCGCGAGGAGGACCTGGAGGACGGCATCGCCTTCCAGGGAGTGGCCCAGTACCCGGTGCGGGTGAAGTGCGCCTTGCTGGGCTGGATGGCGCTGCGAGACGCCATCGAGAGCTACCGCAGCGGGGACGCGCAGGTCCAGGTCACGCACGAGGACGCTCCGCCCGCATGA
- a CDS encoding metal-sulfur cluster assembly factor: MTDGWPTEDMDTGSGGTTQAFADVEMDEHGYPTPDAMREMLKAVMDPEIGINIVDLGLLYDVWAEDGSAYVKMTLTTMGCPLTELIHQQCTLVLTRLPNIEDADVEFVFTPPWSTDMISPEAKEELRAMGFNI, translated from the coding sequence ATGACCGACGGCTGGCCGACCGAGGACATGGACACCGGCAGCGGCGGCACCACACAGGCGTTCGCCGATGTCGAGATGGACGAGCACGGCTATCCGACGCCCGACGCCATGCGTGAGATGCTCAAGGCCGTGATGGACCCCGAGATCGGGATCAACATCGTGGACCTGGGGCTCCTCTACGATGTGTGGGCCGAGGATGGCAGCGCGTACGTGAAGATGACGCTCACGACGATGGGTTGCCCGCTCACGGAGTTGATCCACCAGCAGTGCACGTTGGTGCTCACCCGGCTGCCGAACATCGAGGACGCCGACGTCGAGTTCGTTTTCACCCCCCCGTGGTCGACCGACATGATCAGCCCGGAGGCCAAGGAAGAGCTCCGGGCGATGGGGTTCAACATCTGA
- a CDS encoding complex I subunit 5 family protein, whose translation MSAVLAVAAPLAGAVVTVLARGRGTPLVAIAASLVGLGAATTLAVEVAADEPVRVALLHGFGLEIDLYADGAGALLLLTSSVVNSVAALYAWGSYLPDPARVEWAARRGPFRGTAGLDPEPSRFWARWLGLVAAMNGVFLLAHTFALYVAFEAVGVAAVALVVLAGTRAALDAGLRYLVVAFAGSLVYLAGAVVLWAESGVLDPYRMTDDVAGTPLAVVALAVMTVGLLLTAALFPLHFWLPDAHTIAPSPASPILSALVLKVYFYAVLVLWFQALPHLVTPTAATLLAVLGAGSILWGGAVALWQTSLKRLVAYSTLSQMGYLWLVPAMLVHDAATPAPETAAWYGWYGGVYYAIAHSAAKAAMLMAVGALVRAAGSDRVDALRGAAAGAPWSVAAFALAGVSLVGLPPSGGFVGKWYLLTAALASGQWWIAVIVLLGGGLTAAYLVRVLVLAFERREPSFAPLPHVLAVAPLLLALLTVGLGFRAVEVLSLLEVGAPPFLGTGPGAVR comes from the coding sequence GTGAGCGCGGTCCTCGCGGTGGCGGCGCCGTTGGCGGGGGCGGTGGTGACCGTGCTCGCGCGTGGCCGCGGTACCCCGCTCGTGGCGATCGCCGCAAGCCTGGTGGGCCTGGGGGCCGCCACCACCCTGGCCGTCGAGGTCGCTGCCGACGAGCCGGTGCGCGTGGCGTTGTTGCACGGGTTCGGGCTCGAGATCGACCTCTACGCGGACGGTGCGGGCGCGCTCCTGCTGCTGACCAGCAGTGTCGTGAACAGCGTCGCCGCGCTGTACGCGTGGGGCTCGTACCTCCCGGACCCCGCCCGCGTCGAGTGGGCTGCCCGTCGGGGGCCATTCCGAGGCACTGCTGGGCTCGACCCCGAACCCTCCCGCTTCTGGGCACGGTGGCTCGGGCTCGTGGCCGCGATGAACGGCGTGTTCCTCCTCGCGCACACGTTCGCCCTGTACGTCGCCTTCGAGGCGGTCGGGGTCGCCGCGGTGGCGCTGGTCGTGCTCGCGGGGACCCGAGCGGCGCTCGACGCGGGGCTCCGCTATCTGGTGGTCGCCTTCGCCGGTTCGCTCGTGTACCTGGCCGGCGCCGTGGTGCTGTGGGCGGAGAGCGGGGTGCTCGACCCCTACCGGATGACCGACGACGTCGCGGGCACCCCGCTGGCGGTGGTGGCCCTCGCGGTGATGACCGTGGGTCTGCTGCTCACCGCGGCCCTGTTCCCGCTGCACTTCTGGCTCCCGGACGCCCACACGATCGCGCCCTCCCCGGCGAGCCCAATCCTGTCGGCGCTCGTGCTCAAGGTGTACTTCTACGCCGTCCTGGTGCTCTGGTTCCAGGCGCTGCCGCACCTCGTCACCCCGACCGCCGCCACGCTGCTGGCCGTCCTGGGAGCCGGCTCGATCCTCTGGGGCGGCGCCGTCGCGCTGTGGCAGACGAGCCTCAAACGCTTGGTGGCCTACTCGACGCTGTCGCAGATGGGCTACCTCTGGCTCGTCCCGGCCATGCTCGTGCACGACGCGGCCACCCCCGCCCCGGAGACCGCGGCGTGGTACGGCTGGTACGGCGGGGTCTACTACGCGATCGCGCACTCCGCGGCGAAGGCCGCGATGCTGATGGCCGTCGGGGCGCTCGTGCGAGCGGCCGGCTCCGATCGGGTCGACGCGCTGCGGGGCGCGGCGGCCGGTGCGCCCTGGTCGGTGGCGGCGTTCGCGCTCGCGGGCGTGAGCCTCGTCGGGTTGCCGCCCAGCGGGGGCTTTGTCGGCAAGTGGTACCTGCTGACGGCCGCGCTGGCGAGCGGCCAGTGGTGGATCGCGGTGATCGTGCTCCTCGGGGGAGGGCTGACCGCGGCCTACCTCGTCCGCGTGCTCGTCCTCGCCTTCGAGCGTCGCGAGCCCTCCTTCGCCCCGCTGCCCCACGTCCTCGCGGTGGCGCCGCTGCTGCTCGCGCTGCTCACCGTCGGGCTCGGCTTCCGTGCGGTCGAGGTGCTCTCGCTCCTCGAGGTGGGCGCTCCGCCGTTCCTGGGCACCGGCCCCGGGGCCGTGCGATGA